One region of Gossypium raimondii isolate GPD5lz chromosome 6, ASM2569854v1, whole genome shotgun sequence genomic DNA includes:
- the LOC128041864 gene encoding putative cysteine-rich receptor-like protein kinase 9 yields MASLYSTIVFLFLFMFLGLTSHGKAAPTYTSHYCDNTTSFTPNSTFQANIKTLLSSLSSNTNSSKNGFYNITAGRDPNLVYGTFLCRGDVSANLCQKCVETASNDIARRCVTEKLGVIWYDECTVQYSDQNIFSIIREVPGMDNSSSVSIPGDKDRFDQLLSDLIVQAQF; encoded by the coding sequence ATGGCTTCCCTTTACTCCACCATagttttcttgtttcttttcatGTTCCTTGGCCTTACCAGTCATGGCAAAGCAGCACCAACATACACCTCCCATTACTGTGATAATACCACTTCCTTCACGCCCAATAGCACCTTCCAAGCCAATATCAAAACCCTTCTATCCTCTCTTTCTTCCAATACCAATAGCAGTAAAAATGGGTTTTACAATATAACCGCAGGGCGAGACCCCAACTTGGTCTACGGTACCTTTCTTTGCCGGGGCGATGTATCTGCTAATCTCTGTCAAAAATGCGTGGAAACTGCCAGCAACGATATAGCTCGACGGTGTGTTACGGAAAAACTAGGTGTGATTTGGTACGATGAGTGTACTGTTCAGTACTCTGATCAAAACATTTTTTCCATCATCCGTGAAGTACCGGGAATGGATAATAGCAGTTCAGTAAGCATCCCGGGCGACAAAGATCGTTTTGATCAGTTATTATCGGACCTaattgtacaagcccaattttag